The Fusarium verticillioides 7600 chromosome 8, whole genome shotgun sequence genomic interval AGTGTTGGGCAGTCAAGACGCAGACTTTTGTGCCTTCCACGCGCAGGGTTGTGGCTGGAGAATCCAGCCTGAACTGCTTCATaggcttgagtttcttctcCGCGAGGTCCAGGACTTCCCAGTGAAGAACCTTTCCAACACAGAATAGAAGACCCACATCATCTCCAGCGACTGTGTAAATAGGCTCGGCGAAGCCTTTCTTCTTATATCGTGTCCAGAACTGTAGTTTTCTTGTTGGGCAATCGTCGCTCTCTGGTTTGACCGCTGTCACAGACACGATCATCAGTCGGCCATGTTGAGTGGTCACGATGATGAACGGAAAGAGTTTCCCATCTTTAACATAGGTCCACTCATAGAGGCCAAATATCCTGTCGCCCGGATGTCCTAGGCCGGAAATATAATCACACGgctgcttgtccttgttaGCTGCTGTTGCGACATTCGCACCACTTTCGGGATCGATAAAAGAGAGTGTTGGACGATCATCCTTCAAGTGTGCAACCACCAAGACCTTCCAAGTCTGAGAATAGATGACGCGCATCGGGGTtccgccaagaagaatgctACGAGGAACAGGTCCAACATGCGGCCAAAtatcgacgagaagaactcGTGTCTTAGATAGTAACATCAGGGACATATGACGTTCATATCCAGAAAGGCTATCTTGGAGGCAAAAGGCTGCATGAACGGGGGGTGATGGCATCGACGGTTCGTTCGAGTCAGTTGCCCAAATtcgggtcttggtcttgaatcTGCTACCATGTGGTGAAAAGTCCGTCATGATGGATAGGCTGTTGTCACAGCAGGCGAAAAAGGCGTGCTTTCCATCAAAGAGGCTAGATGCCGGAAACACGTTGGCTGGTGAAATGCCAATCTGTTCAATCGAAAGTAAGTAATGAGCAATATCATCCCCTGGTATCAGAATCGTCACAAGATGACCGCTCCTCGTGCCAAgcaccaagatgatcttctcagcgGTATCATGAATGGATAGCACACTTGTATATGCTTCCATATGCGAGTGACCTTCTTTGTCAGGAGTAACTGCGAGTATTTCAGCACACTCCTTCTTTATAGATAGCCAACATCAGACTTACCAAGGTGTGGCTGAGGGGCGTTGCTGCTAATTTCAAGGCCAGCCAGTGAGTATATAGTCAAGAGTGGTAACCCTTCCGTAACAGAACCTGCAATGATGTAGGTCTGTACTGACGTCTTGAAAAGGCCAATGCAAGTTATCTCTCCTTTGGCATCAATGGTGGTTGAGTGCGTCAAATTCATCTCGTCAACCAGCAAAACATCAAGCTGGGAAGCGCTTGCACCATGTGAAGATATAACCACGATATTATCTGTGCAACACGCATGCTCAGCCAGCAATGGAAAGTTCCCACAGACTTCACCATGATTGTATCGTGAGCTAGACTTCTATTAGCTATTATCGCAGAGCCATAAAGAATTCAGAGCTATCAATACTCGCCTCTGTGTGGGTGCAACAAGACACGTGTAGATCTCGCTGACTTGGATTATCACCTGTTCTGTCTGAAATGCCGAGATTGTTCGCGAGGATGTATCGAATGGGCAGGCATCTGGCGACAGAGCATTCGCATTGCTGAGATCAGCGGGGAAGTGAAGGACATCAGTAGAATGCGGCAGTGACAAAATGCCATAGAAGCTTCGATCTCCTTGAGCCTCAACTGGAAACATCCAGGACTGGCGGACATATTGGTCATGGTCGAACTCAAGGCCGATCCGTGCCTGAATGCCCCATCTCAACTCTGTCAAACTCGACTGCGGCCCACGGCCGGACGTGCAGAAGATGCGATCCGACTTCGGTCTTGGGTTCGATGATACCCTGCGTTTCGTCGAAAGATCTTTCCTCCTGCTATCACTCCTCCAGGAAGGATTGGTATCTGTCGTGACCAAATCGACCACGGGAGACCAATTAGGAATGATGCTGACTTGTTGGGGATCTTTGCGGGGGATAAGCTGCGGAAATCGGATGTTAGCTGAGGCCAAGATACGAAGAGACAATGCGAACCACCTTCCAGATTCCACCAGGACCAGAGTCGCCGCCAGTTATCAAAACATCCGAGAAGACATCATAAGCTGTAGTGAAAGCGGTTGTGATATTGGTGCTGATGGTTCCGAGAGTCATAACTGTTGGAACTAGATCTCGGGAATCGATCTCAATATGTGCAATAACGCCATCTTCACGAGCTAGATaaacaacatccatcttctccaggtATATGTTGATCCTAAAAGGTCTCGCCCAGGTGGTCCAGAGCGGTTCGGCAGCTCCATGGTGCAACTTAGTCTGTTGAGGGTAGTGTGTTTCCAAGGTATCGAACGACGTCTGCCCTGTGAATGCGTTCTTTACTATGCCAATCGAGTGTTCTGAAACTGCCAAGAAGGCAGTATTGACTTTGAGTGGAATGATCATGAGAGGCATTCGGTGCTCTTTTGGCAGTGGTGTGCCTTTCTCTGACCGAAATACAGCGGTAAGTTCGTCGCCGAGCTCCCAGTCGTAGACGACCATGCGAGACACGTGAGCCTGCTTACTCACTTCACGTCTAACAATTATCAATAGGAGAATGATATGGTAATCGTCTTCGAGTCGTGGATGTAAGAACTCCATTTTGTGTATGACGCCCTGCGTTATCCGAACTCGGATAGACTTGACAGGCCTCAAGCATCCGCAGCCCTCATATTGAGATTTCATGTGGGACAGCGAGTTCAGCTCGTAGACGACGAATCCACCTTCAGCGGATCCAGCAGACATATATCGCGACGAGGGGTCAATGGACAAGTGATACCCCAAGAACTG includes:
- a CDS encoding hypothetical protein (At least one base has a quality score < 10), coding for MAFQSSVLRDGEWVTQTVNFQDALKASSTMAKAAENPSLKAPECGILSRTVIESPVVHWILPVCLRSLSHNDIAFIGDRFVQISELRDDGQVHEVIRKADFGTRIRNAIVLGVPPKRDIPGAAAAATKTEGADVPMKDVAEASEGKEAEEAKEAKEAKEASEGKEASEGKEGEEGKKAKETKEKRVLPPQLLVIMLETGDAVFLFIQERFDGTLRFETTTFESPRNLQFLGYHLSIDPSSRYMSAGSAEGGFVVYELNSLSHMKSQYEGCGCLRPVKSIRVRITQGVIHKMEFLHPRLEDDYHIILLLIIVRREVSKQAHVSRMVVYDWELGDELTAVFRSEKGTPLPKEHRMPLMIIPLKVNTAFLAVSEHSIGIVKNAFTGQTSFDTLETHYPQQTKLHHGAAEPLWTTWARPFRINIYLEKMDVVYLAREDGVIAHIEIDSRDLVPTVMTLGTISTNITTAFTTAYDVFSDVLITGGDSGPGGIWKLIPRKDPQQVSIIPNWSPVVDLVTTDTNPSWRSDSRRKDLSTKRRVSSNPRPKSDRIFCTSGRGPQSSLTELRWGIQARIGLEFDHDQYVRQSWMFPVEAQGDRSFYGILSLPHSTDVLHFPADLSNANALSPDACPFDTSSRTISAFQTEQVIIQVSEIYTCLVAPTQSSRYNHGEVCGNFPLLAEHACCTDNIVVISSHGASASQLDVLLVDEMNLTHSTTIDAKGEITCIGLFKTSVQTYIIAGSVTEGLPLLTIYSLAGLEISSNAPQPHLVTPDKEGHSHMEAYTSVLSIHDTAEKIILVLGTRSGHLVTILIPGDDIAHYLLSIEQIGISPANVFPASSLFDGKHAFFACCDNSLSIMTDFSPHGSRFKTKTRIWATDSNEPSMPSPPVHAAFCLQDSLSGYERHMSLMLLSKTRVLLVDIWPHVGPVPRSILLGGTPMRVIYSQTWKVLVVAHLKDDRPTLSFIDPESGANVATAANKDKQPCDYISGLGHPGDRIFGLYEWTYVKDGKLFPFIIVTTQHGRLMIVSVTAVKPESDDCPTRKLQFWTRYKKKGFAEPIYTVAGDDVGLLFCVGKVLHWEVLDLAEKKLKPMKQFRLDSPATTLRVEGTKVCVLTAQHSLQVIDLNVESENSDPSIIHSDRVTRFTGHVIEMGDSEEEPGKWPVNVISTAQAGFAGVWIPWSQRHKEFEVVVTGLLPTSIRRFRKGHTRPFWSAVDHQRRYNTLFSTADQADILGVSIDGSLHQFSLIGLDLWRFLRLIQNLAYQNEETCPFVRNSYSSGNSDPGLDLDPELEPQRVREMMHVDGDLLQRCLDMSALEKLVLIGDGIDLFCEYLDGIDDGIHTEGFRETGSRGRKKYIELGYEILEYVLTLAI